In the Dethiosulfovibrio salsuginis genome, GACGGTTCCGCCCTCTACGTGACCATCGCCAGATATCACACCCCTAACGGCACCATAATAGACCATCTAGGGATATCCCCCGATCTGGACGTAAAGGGAGACTGGTCCAGGGAGAAGGACAAAGACGTCCAGCTTAAAGGTGCTCAGAGGCTTATGACCGCCATCAAAGAGGGCAAGGTAGTTCTTCCTCTGTCCGGTGACCTTTCTTTCCTGGTGGTTTCGGAGGACCATGAATCCTAGACTTTAGTTCGGTTGCATAAGCTCCCAAGAGAGGTTATTATTGAAAAGCTGTCTAGTCTATACCAGTGGCCCCGGGTCTCTTTGGGCGAAGGGGCACTTTAATGAGGAGGCAAACGCCTTGAAGGGAAAAGTTGAAGCCATCATAGGTGCCCAGTGGGGCGACGAGGGCAAGGGAAGGATCGTCGACTCCCTTGGAGATAGAGTCGAGGTTTTCGCCCGGTATCAGGGAGGAGCCAACGCTGGCCATACGGTGATAGTGAACGGTGAAAAACACGTATTTCACCTTCTGCCGTCCGGGATGCTCTACTCCGGCAAGACCTGTGTTATAGGTAACGGTGTGGTTATAGATCCTGAGCAGCTTCTCAAAGAGCTGTCGGACCTCCAGGCGGGGGGGAAGGATCGTTCCCGTCTAGTCATAAGCGGTTCGGCCCACGTGGTTATGCCTTACCACAAAAAACTGGATCAGGCTCAGGAGGCCTCTAGGCCTCAGGGAACCAAGATAGGAACCACCGGCAGAGGCATCGGCCCATGTTACGTGGATAAGTATAACCGATGCGGCATAAGGGTGGAGGATCTTCTCGATCCCCAGGCCCTCAGGGAGAAGCTCCAGAGCAATCTGGACGAGAAAAACCTGCTGTTCACCAGGATCTACGACGAAAGCCCCGTCTCCTTCGACGAGGTCTACCGTCAGGCGATCTCCTGGGGAGAGGCCCTGGCTCCCTACGTCGACGACGTATCTTTGGTCATCCACAGGGCCCTCGAGAAGGGGCAGACAGTCCTTTTCGAGGGAGCCCAGGGAACCCTTCTGGATATAGATCACGGAACCTATCCGATGGTGACCAGCTCCAGCCCGACTTCCGCCGGAGGCTGTGTCGGACTAGGGGTGGCCCCTCAGTACATCAGCCGGGTCTTCGGGGTGGTCAAGGCCTATCTAACCAGAGTCGGTGAAGGGCCTTTCCCGACGGAGGACAAAGGCGAGATGGGACAGAAGCTCAGAGACGCCGGAGGCGAGTACGGAGCTACCACAGGACGGCCCAGAAAGTGTGGATGGCTCGATATGGTGGCCCTCAAGTACGCCGTAAGGATAAACGGCATGACCCACATGACCTTGACCAAGCTGGACGTTCTGACCGGTCTGGACGAGATAAAAGTCTGCGTAGCCTATAAGGTCGACGGCAAGGAGACCGAGGATTTCTCCGGCAATATCTCCTTTCTCGAGAAGGTGGAGCCGGTCTACAAGGTCTTTCCCGGCTGGAAGGAGGATATCTCCTCCGCCAGGACCTTCGAGGATCTTCCTGATGCGGCCAGAAACTACGTTTCCTACATAGAGGAGGAGACCGGTGTCCCGGCGGCCCTCATCGGTGTAGGTCCCGCCAGGGACGAGATGATCCTCAGAGGCATCTAAAGGAAACCTCTAAAAAGTCACGTACAGGCGAGGCCCTAGGGTCTCGCCTTTTCTTCTCTTCAGGAGGGGTTATAGTGATACTGGTGGACATAGATTTCTGCGATGAGGGAAGGGCCAGAGAGATCGCGGCGATAGACCTTCTCTCCCAGCCCGCCCCCTGGCCTCTGGAGGCTATATTGAAGGACATGAGGGAACGACAGGGAGAGGTCGTGTATCTAGGGGCTTTCTATAAAAGTGGGATGGTCGGATTTGTCGCCTTAGAGCCTAGAGCAGAGGACCTGTGGGTATTGCAGCTCTCCGTGGATCCCGAAAGGCGCAGGTGGGGCGTCGGAAGTCAGCTTATAGGGGCGGCGTCGGTCTTCGCCGACGAGAGGGGATGTTCTCGGATATTCCTGTCCGTAAGGGCCTCTAACCGAGGGGCCTTGGAGTTCTACCGAGCCTTAGGGTTCAGGCAGAGAGAGGTTTTGATCAACTATTATTCAAACGGAGAGGATGGAATAAGGATGTTTTTAGAGCTTTGGTAGTATAATCTGTCCGCTGTGTCCTCCAATTTGACATCATATTTCAGAAAGGACGTTTTTGTCGTGGAGTTTTTGCTGTTAGGATCTGTTGCCCTGTACTTTTTGTCCGCCTTAGGGGCTTTGTGCTTTGGGAGGCGGGCTCCTGGAGGTTGGATAGTGCCTGTTTCCACGGTTTTATCCTCCGCCATGGTCGCCTTGCCTCTGATATCGGTGCTCTTAAGAGGGACTATCGTCGATATTCAGGTTCCCTGGGCTATACCTGTAGGTTCCTTTCACCTCCGTATGGACGGCCTGTCCGGTTGGTTCGTCCTGATCCTCTCTCTGATATCGCCTGCTGTGGCCTTTTACGGCAGAGGATATCTGAGGGACAGAGGCGAGACCTCCGGCGGTTCCTGGATGGGCTTTTGCCTCCAGATCCTCTCCGGCGGTATTTTCATGGTGTTGATATCCTACGATGGGATTCTCTTCCTTCTCTCCTGGGAGATAATGTCTATGGCCGCGTTTTTCCTGGTCATGTTCGATCACCACAAAGAGGGTAGCAGGAGGGCCGGTTGGGTCTATCTTATCGCGACCCATCTAGGAACCGCCTTTTTGTTTTTTATGTTCTTCCTGCTCGGAGGGAAAACAGGCTCATACGATTTCAGCTCCTTCGGCGGTCTGGCCGGGGTTGCGGATTTGGTATTCGCCCTGGCGGTGATCGGATTTGGGGCTAAGGCCGGTTTCTTTGGCCTTCACCTCTGGCTTCCTGAGGCCCATCCTGCCGCTCCCTCTCATGGATCGGCGATGATGAGCGGCGTCATGGTAAAAACCGGCATATACGGCGTCGTCAGGATTATGACGATGGCCGAGGTCTGGCCTCAGTGGTGGGGCTGGACCCTGTTGATACTGGGTGTCATATCCGGCATAGGCGGGGTGATTCACTCGGTGGTGCAAAAGGATCTCAAAAGACTGTTGGCCTTCTGCACGGTGGAAAATATAGGTATAGTCCTGATAGGGCTTGGAATCGGGGCCCTTGGAGCGGGATACGACCGATCCATAGGTATCATAGCCGTCTGTGGAGCGTTGCTTCACTGCCTCAACCACTCTATATTCAAGGCCGGCCTCTTTATGGCGGCGGGATCGGTGATAAAGGCCACCGGCACAGGGGACATGAACCTCCTCGGAGGGCTCTACAGGACCATGCCTAAGTCGGGCCTTGCCTTTCTCCCTCTCTGTCTCTCCGTTTGCGGCCTCCCGCCTTTTAACGGTTTCGTCGGTGAGTTCCTGATATACAAGGCGTCCTACTGGACGGTGGTGCCTCAGGAGCTTTCATCAGTGGGCCTGAGGATAGGCGGCTTCGTCGCTATTTCCTCTTTGGCCCTCATAGGAGGGCTGGCCGCCATGGCCTTCCTGAAGGCCTATGGCACGGTTTTCTCCGGCCAGCCCCGGTCCGATCTGGGCTATACCGAGGATCCAGGGCCTTTCATGACCTTGCCTATGCTGTCTCTGGCGGCTTTCTGCCTCGCCCTTGGACTTTGCGGCTCCCTGTCCATCCTGCTGGCCGGGGCGGTGGCGTCGTCGATCCATCCTATCGGCCTACACCAAAGCAGCCTGATGTCGGTCATAAGGATATCCAAGGTGTATATGAACGTGGCGGTGCTCTCCATAGGGCTGCTAGCTGTGGTCTTTGGACTGTACAGCCTCAGGGCGAGGCTTCAGAAAGGCAGGTCGGTGTCGTACGGCCCTGTGTGGGGATGTGGCTATAGCTGTCCCTCCCCTAGGATGCAGTACACCGGTTCGTCTTTTTCCCAGCCTGTGTTGGTGGCTTTTAGCTCCTTTTTACGCTCCCATATCGGTGGGTCATGGCCGGAGGGCTATTTCCCCGGGCCCTCCAGCTTCTGGACCGAGAGCACAGGGGTTTTTCAGCGATATCTTTACGATCCTATGTTTGGGACGGTGATGAAGGTGGTTCAGGAAATTAAAAAGCTCCACAGCGGTGGAACCCACCTGTACGTGTTTTACGTCTTTGTGGCCCTGGTGGCCGTTCTCACCTGGAGCCTGCTATGGTAGGGGAGTTGTTTTTTTCGATCCTGGCGGTGGCGATGGCCCTGGTGGGAGCTCCTTTTCTGAGGACCGTCGTAAACAGGACCAAGGCGGCGATGGCCGGAAGGCAGGGACCTCCTCTCCTCCTTCCCTATCGCTCTTTGCTCAGGCTTCTGTCCAAAGGGGCGGTGTACGGAGACGGCACTACCTGGGTCTTCAGGGCTGGCCCGGTGGTCTCCCTGGCTACGGCCTTTGGGGCCCTTTGTCTGGTTCCCTTTGCCGGTAGACCCTCGCTGATCCACTTCGACGGTGACGTAATCCTCATGGCTTATCTCCTGGGGGTGGGCCGATACTTCACCGTCTTGGCGGCTATGGACACAGGGTCCAGCTTTGAGGGCATGGGGGCCAACAGAGAGGCCTTTTTCTCCGCACTGACCGAGCCGTCGTTGCTCTTAGGGGTAGCGGGACTGGGTGCTATAACCGGATCTCTGTCTCTGAGCGGCATATACGGCGGTATAGGAGGGGCCGCTTTTCTGGGGGCCAACTTACCCGCTATGATCTTTATCCTGGCGTCTTTCGTCATCGTCTACCTCACCGAGAACTCCCGTATCCCTGTGGATGATCCCACTACTCACCTGGAGCTGACCATGATACACGAGGTGATGGTGCTGGACCACTGCGGCGTGGATCTGGCTTTCATAGAGTACGGTGGAGCTCTGAAGCTGTGGACCATGGGCCTTCTGATCACCGGTTTGGTCTATCCCGGAGGGAGCGGTTCTCTGTTTCTCGATGTGGCTCTGTCGCTGCTCTGTCTTTTGGGATTGCAGGTCGCTTTAGGGCTGGTGGAGTCCTCTATGGCTCGCCTTAAGATGGGCCGAATCCCCCAGTTTTTGGCGGTAGGCTTCGTTATGTCCACTCTGTGGATTATGTGGGTCGTGAGGTGATCCTGTCATGAGTCAGTTTCTTATAGCCCTGCTTTTGCTGGTGAATCTGAATATGTTCGCCACCTCCAGAGTCGACAGCCTTATAAGGTCCGTCGGAGTACAGGGCCTGTTGGTGGTCTGTCTGGTGGCACTTTATCCTGAGGGCGGTTTTTCTTGGGGCGGATGGGTCTTCCTGGCGGTGACGGGCTTGATCAAGGCGATAATTCTCCCTGCGGTGATGTTCAAGGCGCTAAAGTCCGTCGGTATAAGGAGGGAGCTTGAGCCTATGGTAGGCTACAGAAAGTCGCTGTTTATAGGCCTCATAGCGATAGGTTTTTCCTTTTGGGTTTCGGTGAAGCTCCCTCTCCCCTCCGGTGTTCTGGAGCCCGCCCTTACTGTGGCCCTTCTGTCGATGATAGCAGGGCTGTTTCTGGTGGTCTCGAGGAAAAAAGCCATATCCCAGGCCATAGGTTATCTGGTCATGGAGAACGGAATTTACGTATTAGGCCCCGCCCTTGCAATCCATAGCCCTCTTATCGTCGAGGCAGGGGTGCTTCTGGACCTGTTCGTCGGGGTATTCGTAATGGGAGTGATTATCCTCCATATAAGGCGGGAGTTTAACCACATCGACGTGGATAGACTGTCCGAGCTGAAGGACTGATTTTGATATGATCTGGATTATAGTGCTTTTGCCCTTTATCTCCGGGCTTGTGAGTTTCGTCGTTCCCTGGTCTCCTATCAGGAGAGCTATGTTGGTTTCGGTGTCCTTTGCCCATACGATAGGGGTGTTCTCCCTGTGGTCAAAAGGCTACGATCTTCCTGTGGAGAGCTGGATAGCCGTAGATGGGCTTTCGTTGTTTTTTCTGCTCATAACGTCGTCGCTGTTTTTTTTAGGCTCTTTCTCGACGGTGGCGTACCTCAAAGGCCATAGGTTCCCCGACTCGGAGAGGCCTTTTTCCAGGGAGTCGGTTTTCGTGGCCTCGATGCTCATTTTTCTGGCTACTACCACCCTGGTTATCGTCAGCCACCATACAGGGGTTTTCTGGATGGCCATAGAGGCCACTACCTTGGCTACCGCCCCTCTCATAGCCTATCAGAGGTCCCCTGGAGCTCTGGAGGCCGCCTGGAAGTATCTCCTGATCTGTTCCGTAGGGATCGCTATGGCTCTGGTGGGAAACACCGCCCTTGCGGTGTCATCCCTATTCCCCGGCGGTGGACACTCTATACCTATGACCTTCCAGGGCCTGGCGGAGCAGGGGATAGGGCTGAACCCTCTGTGGCTGAAGATAGCCTTCGCCTTTATCCTGGTGGGATACGGAACCAAAATGGGTCTCGCACCTATGCATACCTGGTTGCCCGACGCTCACAGCGAAGCTCCCTCTCCGGTATCGGCGTTGCTTTCCGGTGCTCTGTGTAACTGTGCGTTGCTGGGGATAATAAGGACGGGATCTATCTTAAATGGGGCCGGCATGGGCTATTACTGGAGAACCTTGATGATCGCCTTCGGGGTCCTCTCGGTGATCATGTCGGGGTGTATGGTTCTCAAACAATCGGGGTTTAAGCGGCTTCTTGCCTACTCTACCGTGGAGCATATGGGTATACTGGCTATAGCGGTAGGGGTTGGTGCCGGGACAGGAGGACTCTTTCACGCCCTTAACCATTCCCTAACTAAAGGCTCTCTGTTCTTCGTCGCCGGGTCGGTGCTGAGCCTGTACCACACCAAGGCTATCGCTTCCGTCTCGGGGCTGATCCGCCTTGCTCCGGTCACAGGGGCTATTTGGATAGGTGGTTTTATGTCCATATGCGGACTTCCTCCTTTTGGGACCTTCTTCAGCGAGATGATGATCCTATCGTCCTTAGGGTCTCAGGGAAGGTGGCTAGTCATGGGAATCCTCCTTCTAGGGCTCTCTATGGTATTTATCGGGATGTGGAAGGCGGTTATATCCATGGTGTTCGGCGACGTGTCCCCTGGTCTGGACGTTCCTTCCGGTCGAAAGATAGTCTGGGAGGACCTGCCTCCTATGATCCTCTGTGGGACGGCCCTCGCCCTGGGGATCTGGACTCCCGCTCCTCTTTGCCGTCTCATAGAGAGCGCCGCTTCGGCGATATTGGGAGGTATTTAGATGTACTGTTATTCGACGAGAAACATGGTGGCTTTTCCTCTTTCCCAGGTGACCGTACGGCCTGTGGAGGACTTTCTGGATTGGGTCGCCGACGGAGTCGTACAGGGTGAGCGGTTGATCTCGCTCTTTTACCGCAAAAACAGGACCCTCTGTGCGGTTTTAGCCGACGACTCTAAAGGCTCCCTCTCGGTGGCTATGGGGGAGGTTAAAGGGGATTCTTATCGGTCTTTGACCCCCTCCTGTCCTCAGGCTCACCTGTTTGAGAGGGATATAGCCGAGAGGGGAGGCCCTACCCCTGAGGGCCATCCCTGGCTGAAGCCCGTCAGGTTTCCCGAAGGCGGAGCTCTAGGAAGCTCCGTAGGGAAGATGGACTTTTTCGAGGTTCGAGGTCAGGAGGTCCACGAGGTCGCCGTAGGGCCGGTTCACGCTGGGGTTATAGAGCCAGGGCACTTTAGGTTTCAGTGTCACGGCGAGATAGTCCTCAACCTGGAGATATCCCTCGGTTACCAGCACAGAGGTCTGGAGAGGGTTTTTAGAGGGGGCAGATCGGTAAGGCAGGCTATAGTGGCCGAGTCGGTGTCGGGAGACTGCACCGCCGGTCACGGTGGTGCCTACTGCGGGGCCATAGAGGCCCTGTCGTCCTGTGAGGTGGAGCCTAAAGCCTGCGCCATAAGGTGTATAGCCCAGGAGCTGGAGAGAATAGCCTGCCATATAGGAGACCTAGGGGCCATGGCCGGCGACGTAGGCTATCTCCCTACATCTTCGTTTTGCGGCAGGATCAGGGGAGATGTTCTAAACCTCACCGCCTCGCTGTGTGGAAACCGTTTTTCCAGAGGGCTTTTCCGTCCAGGAGGGGTCCTGTGGGATATAGACGATACCATGGTCGCCTCGCTGCTTGAGCGAATGGCCAAAATTCGCTCCCAGGCCAGGGACGCCATAGGCCTTCTGTGGAAGACCCCTACCGTTATGGCCCGGTTCGAGAACACCGGAATGCTCTCCCCAATGGACTGCGAGTCCCTAGGGCTGGTCGGCCCGGCGGCCAGAGCCTGCGGATCCCTCCGGGACGTCCGGTTTTCGTTCCCCTACTGGTCCTATCGGCCCTGTCCTATGAAAATAGCGGTGGAAAAAGGAGGCGACGTCCTGTCTCGGGCCAAGGTTCGGTGGATGGAGATAGAGAACTCCTTCGACTACGTCGAATCGCTGCTGTCCGACCTGCCCGACTCGGCTATTACGTCCCCTGTAGGGGATTTGAAGCGGTCCTCTATGGTTATCTCCATGACCGAGGGATGGAGAGGGGAGATAGTTCACGTCGCCGTCACCGACGAGCTTGGTCTGGTGGAGGACTATCGGATAGTGGACCCCAGTTTTCACAACTGGACGGGTCTGGCCATGTCCATGAGAAACAGGGCGATCTCCGACTTTCCCCTGTGCAACAAGAGCTTCAACCTATCCTACTGCGGTTTCGACCTTTAGGCCTTGGAGGCGATTTGAT is a window encoding:
- a CDS encoding adenylosuccinate synthase, giving the protein MKGKVEAIIGAQWGDEGKGRIVDSLGDRVEVFARYQGGANAGHTVIVNGEKHVFHLLPSGMLYSGKTCVIGNGVVIDPEQLLKELSDLQAGGKDRSRLVISGSAHVVMPYHKKLDQAQEASRPQGTKIGTTGRGIGPCYVDKYNRCGIRVEDLLDPQALREKLQSNLDEKNLLFTRIYDESPVSFDEVYRQAISWGEALAPYVDDVSLVIHRALEKGQTVLFEGAQGTLLDIDHGTYPMVTSSSPTSAGGCVGLGVAPQYISRVFGVVKAYLTRVGEGPFPTEDKGEMGQKLRDAGGEYGATTGRPRKCGWLDMVALKYAVRINGMTHMTLTKLDVLTGLDEIKVCVAYKVDGKETEDFSGNISFLEKVEPVYKVFPGWKEDISSARTFEDLPDAARNYVSYIEEETGVPAALIGVGPARDEMILRGI
- a CDS encoding GNAT family N-acetyltransferase, with the translated sequence MILVDIDFCDEGRAREIAAIDLLSQPAPWPLEAILKDMRERQGEVVYLGAFYKSGMVGFVALEPRAEDLWVLQLSVDPERRRWGVGSQLIGAASVFADERGCSRIFLSVRASNRGALEFYRALGFRQREVLINYYSNGEDGIRMFLELW
- a CDS encoding proton-conducting transporter transmembrane domain-containing protein, producing the protein MEFLLLGSVALYFLSALGALCFGRRAPGGWIVPVSTVLSSAMVALPLISVLLRGTIVDIQVPWAIPVGSFHLRMDGLSGWFVLILSLISPAVAFYGRGYLRDRGETSGGSWMGFCLQILSGGIFMVLISYDGILFLLSWEIMSMAAFFLVMFDHHKEGSRRAGWVYLIATHLGTAFLFFMFFLLGGKTGSYDFSSFGGLAGVADLVFALAVIGFGAKAGFFGLHLWLPEAHPAAPSHGSAMMSGVMVKTGIYGVVRIMTMAEVWPQWWGWTLLILGVISGIGGVIHSVVQKDLKRLLAFCTVENIGIVLIGLGIGALGAGYDRSIGIIAVCGALLHCLNHSIFKAGLFMAAGSVIKATGTGDMNLLGGLYRTMPKSGLAFLPLCLSVCGLPPFNGFVGEFLIYKASYWTVVPQELSSVGLRIGGFVAISSLALIGGLAAMAFLKAYGTVFSGQPRSDLGYTEDPGPFMTLPMLSLAAFCLALGLCGSLSILLAGAVASSIHPIGLHQSSLMSVIRISKVYMNVAVLSIGLLAVVFGLYSLRARLQKGRSVSYGPVWGCGYSCPSPRMQYTGSSFSQPVLVAFSSFLRSHIGGSWPEGYFPGPSSFWTESTGVFQRYLYDPMFGTVMKVVQEIKKLHSGGTHLYVFYVFVALVAVLTWSLLW
- a CDS encoding respiratory chain complex I subunit 1 family protein, with the protein product MFFSILAVAMALVGAPFLRTVVNRTKAAMAGRQGPPLLLPYRSLLRLLSKGAVYGDGTTWVFRAGPVVSLATAFGALCLVPFAGRPSLIHFDGDVILMAYLLGVGRYFTVLAAMDTGSSFEGMGANREAFFSALTEPSLLLGVAGLGAITGSLSLSGIYGGIGGAAFLGANLPAMIFILASFVIVYLTENSRIPVDDPTTHLELTMIHEVMVLDHCGVDLAFIEYGGALKLWTMGLLITGLVYPGGSGSLFLDVALSLLCLLGLQVALGLVESSMARLKMGRIPQFLAVGFVMSTLWIMWVVR
- a CDS encoding proton-conducting transporter transmembrane domain-containing protein → MIWIIVLLPFISGLVSFVVPWSPIRRAMLVSVSFAHTIGVFSLWSKGYDLPVESWIAVDGLSLFFLLITSSLFFLGSFSTVAYLKGHRFPDSERPFSRESVFVASMLIFLATTTLVIVSHHTGVFWMAIEATTLATAPLIAYQRSPGALEAAWKYLLICSVGIAMALVGNTALAVSSLFPGGGHSIPMTFQGLAEQGIGLNPLWLKIAFAFILVGYGTKMGLAPMHTWLPDAHSEAPSPVSALLSGALCNCALLGIIRTGSILNGAGMGYYWRTLMIAFGVLSVIMSGCMVLKQSGFKRLLAYSTVEHMGILAIAVGVGAGTGGLFHALNHSLTKGSLFFVAGSVLSLYHTKAIASVSGLIRLAPVTGAIWIGGFMSICGLPPFGTFFSEMMILSSLGSQGRWLVMGILLLGLSMVFIGMWKAVISMVFGDVSPGLDVPSGRKIVWEDLPPMILCGTALALGIWTPAPLCRLIESAASAILGGI
- a CDS encoding hydrogenase large subunit, whose product is MYCYSTRNMVAFPLSQVTVRPVEDFLDWVADGVVQGERLISLFYRKNRTLCAVLADDSKGSLSVAMGEVKGDSYRSLTPSCPQAHLFERDIAERGGPTPEGHPWLKPVRFPEGGALGSSVGKMDFFEVRGQEVHEVAVGPVHAGVIEPGHFRFQCHGEIVLNLEISLGYQHRGLERVFRGGRSVRQAIVAESVSGDCTAGHGGAYCGAIEALSSCEVEPKACAIRCIAQELERIACHIGDLGAMAGDVGYLPTSSFCGRIRGDVLNLTASLCGNRFSRGLFRPGGVLWDIDDTMVASLLERMAKIRSQARDAIGLLWKTPTVMARFENTGMLSPMDCESLGLVGPAARACGSLRDVRFSFPYWSYRPCPMKIAVEKGGDVLSRAKVRWMEIENSFDYVESLLSDLPDSAITSPVGDLKRSSMVISMTEGWRGEIVHVAVTDELGLVEDYRIVDPSFHNWTGLAMSMRNRAISDFPLCNKSFNLSYCGFDL